In the Sorghum bicolor cultivar BTx623 chromosome 4, Sorghum_bicolor_NCBIv3, whole genome shotgun sequence genome, atCCAGAATgcagaaaaataaaaatgaacaAATGTCAGATTATTTTTATGGAAGGCAAATTGAGAGAAATTCAAATTGAAAACATATAAtacaaacaaattacatagagcAGATGCAGAAACCATATTTACACCAGTAATATAAGAAATTTACATTGACAAAATCAATGTAAAAATTACAATAAGAGACTGTAAGAATCTAGGGGTCACACGATGCAAAGAATTGAACTTAGAGGACTTGGGAATCCAAGAGAAATCAGAGAGGAATGGAAAGACTTGCAGTTAATGGGCTTCACAATGAAAAAGATGAATCAAATAGGAATGGAAAGAACAGACGAGCCAAGAAACAAGCAATATAGGCCTTTACTGATTCAAGGCCCAAAATAACAAATACAAAGGCCCAACCATCCAATAATATGTTAAAGACCCAAACAACGGGCCCAAAAAAAAGCCCAACTAAGAGCCCAACTTCGATACAACATAAGGGCAACATTGGAAAGAAAAACCCAACATACACCAACTTAACCTACAGCCCCCAACCTGCCGGCTGCCGACAAACAAGATCCAAACAACAAACAAGACAgaaaagaagatggaagaagaagacgacgatcTACGAGCAGAAGGGCAGAAAGGAAGCCAAGTAAGTTGAATTGCTAACCTTAGGATAAACTTTTTTAGACACCAACAGCAATCAGTAAGCCTTTCACTCAATCATTAACATCTCCTGACGCACAAAATATTCTCATGCTGCACACAAAGATTAAAAAACTGCATTAGGATCCACAAATTAGAATACAATACCAAAAAATTAAAGAATATTACAAAATAATGTTATTAGGGCAAAAAGACATCTATGATCAGGATAGATGGTAATCACATTGACAGGAAAGGATAGCAAAGACAAGGTACACAGCCACTGAGAAGGGCAAAGAACAAATGATGACAACAACTGGTAATGACATGATGATCAGCTCAGAAAACTTCTGGCAGGGAAGTTACATAGAACTGATGATGGAACAGATAAGGAATTCACAAGAAGAAAACATGATGCCATCGAGCTACCAGGTAAAACTAATTACATggcaaatataaatatattacacCTATACCAAAAATGTAAAATTAACAATAACATAATGTAATattaacaaaaactaattgttcaAACGGCTGCAGAATCAAATGCAAGAACCACTTGGACCATATACATCTCTACTATTGGGGGACATGAACACAGAGGTACACATGATAAATAATCTTATTTACACTTATGATTCATATAGATTATAAAATTTAACCACCTTTGCATAAAATAGAAATCCATTTGAACTTACAACTACACAATAATCATCAACAGGTACATGGACTCAACTTCGAAAAATCAAATGACTACATCAACTGGGATTATGATGGACAAGAACAAGATGAAGAGGTAAGTCAAtcataaagaaatcatcaaactAGCTAAATAAGAAAACCAAAAAGATACTTATCTTCTTCATACTTGAATTGCAGCTTGCAGGTCTCGATAATGAAACTTCGACTGGGGAAAACTACAATTGGAGATCAGATATATTTAGTAAACTAAACATTGAAGAGGTATGTACAAGATGTTAGCAGAAGCATAAAAATACATTTATTATCATAGAACTAATGTAAATTAAATCCTTCTCGATGTAGGAAAACATTTACAACACTACAACAGACAGTACTATGACAAGAACAGAAACACTGAATCAATCAATGGAAGCTACTTCACATAGCAAGGACCACTTAGACACAGGAACAAGAATAGATACTGATGGCAGCACAAAGGACAGTGAAAAAGATGAAATGATGACAGAAGAGGATATAGATGCATTCATACAGTCAGAACAACAGGCAGCAAGTGAAGGAAACAATGCAAATACAAATAGCAGATACACCCCACAGATAGGAATGGAGTTTGACAACCGTGATGATGCACATCATTTCTTCCACTTCTATGGATTCCTAGCAGGATTTGAAGTGATTGTCACCCATACAGTCAGAACAACGGACAAGAAGAGAAACAATGAGATAGTCAAGGTTGAAATGAAATGTCACTGCTATGGGAAACTAGAAAGAAGAAAACCAAAGGAGACGAGGAAGAACAAATAGAAGTGGACAAAACAAAGAAAAATAAGGGCCCAGGGAGGAAAACAAGTATACAGATCAAAACGGATTGCCCAGTTGTGATGGTGGTCAAGGAGGAAAATGGAAGATGGAAAATAATAAGATTAGAACTAGATCACAACCATCCACTATACCCTGGGAACAGAGAACAGCTTTTCAGTGGACACAAATATATGACTGAAATGGAGAAAGCCATAATCAGAACATTAAATGCCAACAACATAGCGACACGACAGATGATATCCATACTATCTTATTTGAGGGGAGGCGTCACAGCACTACCATATAAGAAGAAGGATGTAGCAAATTTCAGAACTAAACTAAACAGAGTAATATCTGGTTCAGATATGAAGCAGGCACTAAACTACTtcatagaaaagaaaaacaaagaccCAAGTTTCTTCTACAAGTTTGATGTAGATGAACATCTCAGAGTTAAAAACATATTTTGGAGAGATGCAGAATCACTAAAGTACTATGCAGAGTTCGGAGATTGTGTCAGCTTCGACACAACTTACATGACAAACAAATACAACCTTCCATTTGCACCTTTTGTAGGGGTAACAGGACATGGACATACCTGTTTCTTTGGTTGTGCATTCATCTGTGATGAAACCATTGATACTTTCAAATGGGTCTTTGAATCATTCATTGAAGCAATGGGTGGAAAGCATCCAACAACCATCATAACAGATCAAGATGCAGCAATGAAAGCAGCTATAGAGCAGACATTTCCTAATACAAAGCATATGAATTGTTTATTCCATATAAAAACAAAATGTTACAATAAGAATCTGAAATGCTTTGCAAGCAATGAAGGCTTACCTGAAGAGTTTGAAGATGTTGTGGGGAATTCCTTAACAATAGAAGAGTTTGAAACCCTATGGACACAAATGATTGCAGATTACAAACTAGAAAACAATAAGTACTTCAACAAGATGTGGGAAATGAGAGAAAGATTCATACCAGTCTACTTCAAGAATGATTTCTACCCATTTCTACAGAGCACAGCAAGAAGTGAGAGCACCAATGCAAGGATCAAAAGAAATGTAGGGCCTACATACAGCATCACAAGTTTTTTAACAGAATATCAGAGAATAGTAGATGCAATTAATGTAGCAGAAGACATAGAAGACaatgcaaacaaacaaaaaacacCAAAAGAGATGGAATTTGGCTATAGCATTGAATTGCAGGCAATGGAGATGTATAGTAGAAATATTCTCAGCAAGTTTATGAAAGAACTAAGAGCTACGACAAGACTTAGTTACAAAGAACTAGAACAACAAGGACAGTATGAGGTATGGGAGAAGCAAAATCAAATACATAAGAGACACAGATTTCGCAAGTACATAGTAATCACTGACCTGACAAATGGGAGAGAAGACTATAGCTGCATATGTGGCAAATTCAACAAGGATGGCATCCTGTGTTCACATATCCTGAAGATATTAGTAGAAACAGAAGCAAGCAAGATTCCAGACAAATATATAATAGAAAGGTGGAggaaaaaagaaaggaaaatgcAGCTAAAAAAGGTGGCATCAAACACAGGAACAGATGACATACTCAGGTTCAACATCCTGTCAAGAAAAGCAGCAGAATTAACTTCTAAAGGAGCTACAAAAGAGAAAGCAATGGAATATCTACTTGAGGAGTTCTCAAGAATTGGCAAAAATCTTGACATCATGCTAGCAACAAGAAATAAACAAATACCTCAAGAAACATCAACAGCTGATGCTTTAGGACCAACAAGAGAAAGTACAATTGAAGCACAAATAAACATCATAATCAGAGGATACATCAACAGTGCAGGACCCAGTTTCCATAAAGAAAAAAGGGAGACCAGAGAAGCCAAAAAGATGGAAAGCAATGGTGGAACAAGAAAGGGAGAAAGCAAAAAAACAACAGCAGAAGAAGACTAAAAAAGTAGAGACATCAAGTAAGGAAGTTTTAGAAAATTTTGAAATAGAtgttacaaaaaaaaatatactaatatgCTAATAAATTTAAACACTGCAGGTCCTAATGGcaagagcaagaagaagatgaaaagAAACACTTCAGAAGCTAAAGAAGATGGAGCATAACATAAGTTACAAAAGGAGAAGACAAAGCGAAGCAAGAGCATCTATCATGATTTAGATCCATACTATTTATAGAAAATGTAACAGCAAACATTACTGTTTGGAATGTTCATCACACAAAGCGTTACTGATTAAAGGTCTACACTATTTATGTAATAGAATGTTCCATGGCTCATATTACAATGAAGCAAAGCATTTTGGACATGTATTTAACATCCAGCTAACATCTTAGCACCATCTTCAGCAGAAAGAGACAGCAATATCTACACAGCTTCTTCGCCCTGACAAAGTAGATATAACGAACAACAAATTAGGAAATAATATAAGAATGCAGaactataaacatgaaaaaattAGAGAAAATATACCACAAACTTGTAACCGATAACTAAATCCTTTCGTCCAGAATTCTTTGGAGAAAAAAGAAGCTCATTTGCAATCTTGATCCTCAAGTTTGGAATGTCAGACTCCTTGAATAAGGTAAAAAGAGAAGAACGAGGTGATTTCCAATACTCAAGAAACATCATAACATACACTCCTGAATCCgatctgcaaaaaaaaatattagaaatGTACATATTACAACAAATACTAGATAAATGAGCAATAACAATAAAAACTTACATGTTCTGAGCAGGCTGCCTAGGAACAAATGGATAAAGAAGTTTATACATTTCAAAACCCATATCAAGCATGACGAGTTTCTCCCaccaaaatttgaaatttggaatctaaaatcaaaagaaaattaagaaaataaaaataaaaaagtaatgaattaaaaaaagataatgaaacaacTAAAAATTAAATTCATACCAGTCTGTCACGAACTTCAACTTGGAATTCAGGTTGTAACACATAGTAGGAATCCAGAAAAACAAAGCACTGATCCTTTATATCAACAACAAATACAAACCAATGTTCCTCGTAGAAACAGGGGAAAAACAACTGaaaaaattagatataaacacaAAATACTAATAAACAAATTACTAGAACCACAAAAGATTTAAACTAAACAACATATAAATGTACATACCAAATCAGAACGATGAAGAGGCCTGGTCTTAGATGAACGAGTAAAAGCTCTTCTCAAGATGTCTTCATTTGCACTATCTACATCTTTGAGAAGTTGATCCTacaaacaaaaaaggaaaaagtaaactaaaaaatttcagaaagtaaaaaaaaatagaaatccGGAGAAATTGATACTAACACCAATATTTGAAAAGAAGAAGTGACATTTTGAAACATCAGGGTGACCACATGGCTGAGAGTACAAATGGTAGCACCAAGCAGCCATAACGAAATTGTTCACTACACCACCAGGCTTTAAAGATTCACCAAGAGACCAAAAAGTGCAACGAACTCCTCCAGACATAATTGCATCTTTACTGCATTGatcataaataaaaataatataagaaCAATCATAAAACATAACAGATTGAatgaataaaaacaaaaaaaatatgaactgcaaaaagaaaagaaaataaagaaatggAATACATACCCACTATCTCGAGACATAGCCAAATTACAAATAGCCTTGTAATTCATAATCTGAGATTTGTTAACTTTGAATGTAACCCTTacaatatcaaattcatcactcATAATACGACTGGGAAATACAGCCCTCCTAGGTCCATGAATAGGAACCTTTCCACCAGTTGAAGAATCAGATAGCTTGAAGTCAGATTTACTAGAAGATCCTCCAAATGAGTTGGGAGAAGGACATGGATATCCACGAGTCTTGGATAAAGATTTAAAAGCAGACTTAGGACTGTGCAATTTAGAATTATAAAGAGCATCTGATTTCTTGCCCATTGACTTTAGTTTCTGAGAAAGACTTAGAGAACCAACAACAGTAACCTCAGGAGAAGATATCTAAAAGGAAAAAATACAAAAACAAAACACTcaactaataataataataataataataactacAAAATATAGAAACTAATATTAAAGCAATAGATAAATACTAACATTTAATGGAACAGAAGCAGAGCAACCAGCCTTAGAGGATGAATTCAACTGATAGGTAGGAGGCAACTTCTTAGACAAATTAGGGGTTATGTGAGGAGAGTCATCATCAGAAAATGGAAGAGTCTGCATAACAATAGGAgtctaaaacaaatataaatttttttaaaaaaataatacaaagcAATAATTAATAGATGAACAAATCATATCAAAACAAAAAGCTAACTTACAGTAACATAATGAGATGACATTTTAATCGGATCAACTTTTGGATCAATATCATCATCTTTGACAACAGGAATTACATCACCAAGATCAGGTAAAGGGACTGCAAGAGAAGAAGATTTCCCAACAACAGCATCTCGATGAGCAATTTTAAAACTACAATCATAAGGCTGAGAAATATCTATTTGGGAACCATCTAAATGAAAATTAAGATTGTCACctagaaaaaataataaagaATAAAATCAGACAATTTCAAAATATTAAACAATCAGAAATAATGCATACAAAGTGAAGTAAACTCACGCTTAGAACAAGGTCCAGATCCAACATCTACAGCAGCTTTACTGGGATCCTTTGCCAAAGAAGCACCTCTTTCAACTTTCTCAACAATAACCTACAAATATCAAaatcaaacaaaaatattattaaaacaaaaataaacaatggtaaaagaaaaaaaataaaaaaggaataCCTCAGGATCTATCATTTCAGGAACAACATTCATGTTTTCTGACATAGATCGTAGATCAGGAGAAGGACTATTCCGATTAGATGAACTTTCATAGTCAGCAAACTCTTTCAACACTTTAACAATTAATTCTTGAGACTTTTGTTTAAATGAATACACATGATTCATCAACTTTGAAAACAACTTCTTCAGGTCATCAGGTAGAGCACCTAGAGAAACCAAGTCAACAGGAATAGGAGAAATACAACTCTTACAATGATCTTCAACCACATTCAACACAGAACATTTCAGACTATCAGGCACTTCACAGCCACATGCTTGTTCAAGTTTAGACAGGAAATCAACATCATTAAATTCTTCACGAATTGATTCTGGGTCAACACTCATGgcctaaaaaaaaattaaaaaccagaacataaaaaaaagagagaatatAACAAGAAAACCATACCTTGTGATAGCATGTCTTTTCAAAATCAAGAAGAGGCCTCATACCATAAACAGAACCTGATCTTAGATCAAGATCAGAAAAATCTCTGATCATGTTCTGCTTCCAAACATCAATTCGAGGAAAAGAATCAGGCAAACGACGATGAGAGAAATCCACATGATCCAAATAAACAACCTTGAAAAACAATGCaaaaaacataattaaaaaGGGAAAAACAATCATTCTGATTCAAAAcacaaataataaataaataagaaaatacTCAAAAAACAACATATACTTACAGCAAGATAGAACATGCAACCAGCAAGAGTTCCACAATGTTTTTCAGAAGCTTTATTTCCTTTGTTGAAATTCTTGACACCATCAAGCAACCAACGGAGAACAAAACCAGACCAGTCATAAGAATTGATATGTTCAATGTCTTCAAAAACACCAAGATAGCGGGGGCTAGGAACAATGTTGGAGTTGGGGCACAAAAAACAATGCAGAGCAACAACCAAGAAACAGACCAATAGTACTTCGTCATTCAAATCAGCAGCTTTCAGTTTATCAACAAAAAAGGATACTTGTGGCAAGGTAGTTTTGCCAATCTTTGATAGAACATAATCTTTACCAGCAGAGTAGTCAGAAGGAAAAGGAGTCCCACCAACAGGAATACCAAGAACAAGATTAACAGACTGAGCAGTCAATGAGATAACCTTCCCTTGAACAATAAGATCACCGGACTTGGACTCAACAAGAGAAGCCAACCACTTGCTAAACTTCTTAGGAACAAAACACTTGTCAAAAAGCAGAAGAGATCCGAAACCATATCTCCTAACAACAGCTTTATGATCCTCGGACATTGAAGAAACAACAGCAGCAAATTTACTGATAGACTGCCTAGTAAAAGCTTCAGAGCTCCGCAAACTAGATCTCTTTTTCTTGGACTAAGAACAGAGAAGTGCATAATATAAAAATCTACAAGACTTGAAATATAAATGAATAAAAAGGTTAAAAAACAAACATCATACCTGAGCTTGCATTGCCAAACTCAATTTACGCCTCATTGCATTGATACGCTTATACTGAAAAAGATGAATAAAGTTAGAAAATAAAAACAACAACTAATTATGAAATAAAGGTAAAAACATACTTACATCCTTCAGACATTGTTGATACAAATTTTTATTGAAATTTCTAGCAGCTGAACTCCCAGATGACGATtcctaaaaatagagatataaataaaaaagtaaATCGACATGTTGCAAAAACCCCTAAacatataaaaacaaaaacctaataataaaaaaactaacctCTGAAAACATATCAACATCAGAACTTGACTTATCAATAAAAGCATCATCATCATAAAATTGACCACACATGAGATCTTCACTTTGACTGTCAGCATGATCATCTTGATCATCTTGAGAAGAAAAATCAACAACTCGACGCTTTTTTCTTGATCTTGTATCCATCTACAGATACCATTTAACCAAAAAACTATATCAAAAATCAAATAAGCAATACTTCTGTATAAAACAAAGAAATCTAGGAACTCGGAAAAAAAACCTAAAGTTTATAGCACTCTATATAGCATGCACATCCTGTATAAACTTATAGCAATTAACAAAATCTAGTCTGAGACCACTGAAATCTAGTCTAAGACTACAATAAATAACAACAGCATACAAAACTTTAAATAATAGGACGGAAGAATCAGGGATAAAATCCACTGAAAATGAATAGATAAAAGTATATCATCATATTAGCAGTCTGAGGCCactacaaaaaatattacaccCTACAAAAAGCACAACCAAATAATAGTACATCAGACAACTTATAAAACTAACCAATACTACTATAACAAATAACAAATAACAGCTTTAGATTTAACAAAGCTATAATACAAAATAATAAATAGATCATCATATTAGCAGTCTGAGACCACTACAAAAATTTAACACCCTACCAAAAAGCACAACCCAAATAATAGTACAACAGACAACTTATAAAACTAACCAACACTACTACAACAAATAACAAATAACAGCTTTATATTTAACAAAGCTATAATATATGGAACAATCAACACATATATACTATAATTCACAGCAGTATACAGACAGTATCAACTAAAAATACCAcatcaaaacaaaaataaaCAAATACACATACCTAATAAAGTAGATCCAGCATCCTCACGGAAAAAATCGAGCTCGCATCGACATGGCAATCGCATCATCCATACAAAAAATCAGGAAATAACAAAAAGCGTCAGAGTCCTCAATCGATTACCAAATCAACAAAATCATGGACAAACAACGATCTCACGTGAGATCACAATCCAACTACCAGCAATAGATCAACTAGAACAACTACTAGCATTAGATCAACTACCAAATCAGAGCTCTGAAGCCATACGGGAACAATCAACACATATATACTTGAATTCACAGTAGTATACAGACAGTATCAACTAAAAATACCAcatcaaaacaaaaataaaCAAATACACATACCTGATAAAGTAGATCCAGCATCCCCACGGAAAAAATCGAGCTCGCATCGACATGGCAATCGCATCATCCATACAAAAAATCAGAAAATAACAAAAAGCGTCAGAGTCCTCAATCGATTACCAAATCAACAaaatcaaaaacaaaaaactaccTCACGTGAGATCACAATCCAACTACCAGCAATAGATCAACTAGAACAACTACTAGCATTAGATCAAATACCAAATCAGAGCTCCAAACCCATATGGAAACGCAGAAAAACACCAAACAAATAGATAAGGCTCCAAACTCATACGGAAACGCCGCCAGACAACTTACTTCAACAGATCGACGGAGGGAAAGGGAGAAATCGAAGGAGAAAAGACGAACCCTAGCTTGTCGCCTCGGGTCACCACCGCGTCGTCTCGAATCGCCGCAGCCACCAGAGAAATGAAGATAAGGCTGCGGATGCGAAACTGAAATGAAACGGAACACATAAAGGCGTGGTTCCCAAAAATCCAAACAGTAGCAGCTGACAAATGGGACCCACAAAGCAAACAGTAAAGAAATACGGACGGATCAGATCAGCTTGAGGGAAGCATCGGACGACCACAAAACCGAGTGACGCAGAGCAAAAAAATGCCCGGGCAACATACAGATTTTCTgaagtttttctctttttttctggaGGCATGGGGATCAGGTTCCAAGTTGCTCATGGAATAAACATTTGCACATACATAAGAGTGATAGGCTGTTGCAACTTTATTTTTGAGAGAGACGCTGTTGGAACAATTTCAAGTGCTTTTGGATTCCTCAAAAAGGCCAGGAGAGCCGTTCTAACAGATCATAATGTTACTtcgatttttttaataaaaaatagctCACAATATGCAAATTGAACAAGAGCAATATGATAGTACCATGAGGGCGCAAACAAACGAGGGTGTCGTGATGCAGACGCACATGTATTAGTATACTAGCATCAACCAGCGGGTGCTCTTACCTGTAATCAGGTAGTTAGGTAAAGAGTCCACCCAAACAACAATTCGAGCCGGCCTGTAGCTGTAGGCTGTAGCTTATCCATTGCTTCTGGTAACCTTCTTCCTGTAATTTTCagcttcttatttttttcaATTAAATGATGGCATGCTGTATTAACTAGGCTGTCACATCGAGCAATTAGACCTCTGAATATTTTTGACAGTGATGAACTAATGAATCGAGGGAAAAGAAGATAAGGTTAGGAGGAGAATTGGAAATAGGCGCCTGGAAATATTTGATATTTTGCTTcctcaaaatattttttttgagaaCATGCAATGGCATGTGTTTCATTAAGCAGAAAACCCAGAGTTTACACAAAGTAATCCGCAGATTACCCCACACAAGAACTCAACACAGAAGACAAAAGAAAAACGCGCCACAGAGGCGTGAAGCTAATCAACCAGCGCGCCTGGCGTCCAGAGCTCCCAGAGAACGGTAGCCCGCTGCGATCCAAAGAGATGCCTCCTCCACAATAGCCTGGGCGAGCTGCTGAGGCTGCCTGGCAGCCCTATCAAAGGTTCTGCCGTTCCTCTCCTTCCACAGATTCCAGCCCACCAAGAAGAACAGGGAGTCGAAATCGCGCCTCAGCACCTTCGGTAGACGCTTACGAGACGTCGTCCACCAGTCCATGATTCGTTCCTCATGCGTTGGAATCAGCTCAAGCAGGCGAAACGTCCTGAGGCACGCCGCCCAAACTTCTCTGCTGAAAACACAGCCCAGGATGATGTGGTCCAGCGTCTCAGCATATTGGTCACAAGTGATGCACGAGTTATCGTCTTGCAGCCCATGGCGCCAGCGCCTGTCAGCCGTCCAGCACTTGCCATGGAGGGCAAGCCAGAAGAAAAACTTTACCCAGGGTGGCGCCGGGGTCTTCCAGATCAGAGCAGCCTCAGCGGCTTGGAGCAGCCAAAGAACATTGCGCTGTAGGCGGACGCAGCCGAGTAGCTCTGGCAAGTTCCTCAAAATATTCCTCAGACTACTTTGCTTTTTCTTGCCACACATTACGTCCCTCTATCTATCATTGCTTGCAGAGGCGAAAGCAGCAGTAGCACGGAATCTAGAGCTAGCTCCACTACACGACACCTCGGGGGTCTGTGCCACAGTGCCACTACAAAAACAGCTACTTTTTAGTACTTGAAAAAAACTATGGGTGTAATAGGAAATCAGAAGCTTATATATTTGATTGGTTTGCTGCAAATTGCAAGTCGGAGCATAATCAAAGCCGAGAAGCAATGGCGCTATAGCCCTATTACTCTGCAGTTTCTTCCAACAGGTGCATAAAAattttcttgaagaaaaacctgGACTGTCACCGTcaccaccagtccaccaccaccaccactgaaTATTTGGTAGCAAACGCGTCAATGGTTCAGCTGAAAATTTCTAGCCCTTGTATAGAAAActtctattttttaaaaaatagttgTATTGATGTGTAGGGTTTAGTTCCATCAGTCCAGGAGGACGTCGTTAGCCAATTATTTGTGTCCTGTACAATTATCATGTCTTAGCTGTCCTCATAATAACCTTTTTTAGAATCGGATCATATCTGACAAGCACTGGTTTCTGTGTACTGTACTGCTGTTTAGTCATTTTATTTACAAATAGTGGTTAGCATGTCATAATCTTTCTTTTTGGCTGATGTTTCATCTGGTGTCGCCGGGCTACCGTACTTTTTCAGTCCTACAAATGCATCCATCCTGCAATTCCAGACAGCTTATCCTATCACATAAGACACTACTAGTTCTGAAAATCTGGAACGACTGAATTAAATGATTTACAAATTAAGCACGGTCCCTTCTGTTTTTTTTCGGCTTGAAATTCATCTGGGTGCCGTATTCCTTTGACTATTTTCGCATTCTTTTTGCATATGCCTGTGACTTTATGCAGATCTGTCATGTACGGTATCCCGTACTCCAGGAGACGCCGCGCCCGCGACGTACGCAGGGCGACCGAGCGCGCGCAGGCCAGGCCCAGCGCGTCGCAGGGGGAAGGCGCCCAACAGATTAGGGGCTAGATTAGAAAATAGAGTTATAATTAGCCTTATATTCAGGAGAGTTTTACTCCTACTAGTATTCAGCCCTTGGCTATATATACTTGTAATCAGGACATTCAGATTAAGAAAAGTATTGTTACCCtaaatctct is a window encoding:
- the LOC8066422 gene encoding uncharacterized protein LOC8066422, producing MCGKKKQSSLRNILRNLPELLGCVRLQRNVLWLLQAAEAALIWKTPAPPWVKFFFWLALHGKCWTADRRWRHGLQDDNSCITCDQYAETLDHIILGCVFSREVWAACLRTFRLLELIPTHEERIMDWWTTSRKRLPKVLRRDFDSLFFLVGWNLWKERNGRTFDRAARQPQQLAQAIVEEASLWIAAGYRSLGALDARRAG